Genomic segment of Marmota flaviventris isolate mMarFla1 chromosome 4, mMarFla1.hap1, whole genome shotgun sequence:
GAACCTCAGAGAGCCTCACTTCTGCCATCCCTTACATGGAAATCACTGGGATCAGAGTCACTGATTCACAGTTGACTTTGGAGATTCTGCCATTTTCCAGGGACTTAGCCTGTTCTGTCCCATGAGTTTTGCCCTAGGGGAAACTGTATACCCTTGCAGGGTCCTTGTCGGGTTGCAATGAAGTGAAGTAGCcaaagcaggaaaagaaaatgctaaGCTCTGTTCTTCGTGTGACATCTCTTGACTGACTACCTTTTCTGTCTCTCAGATTCCTGCCGAGGGCCCCAGTTTCATGGGAACTCATTTTATGTGATGTCTGAAACTACTGCTTACTGTGTCTTCTCagattttggatattttaaatctCTGATTTCAAAATAGAACATTTCTTTAGATTAGGTTTTGACCTATATGTAAGGATCTAGAACTAGGGAGGGGCACCTAAGTGATAGGAGATTTAAGCTCTATTTATAGAGCTTAGTTTTGCTTTTGGGTTGGAATTGCTAATGGACTAGTTTTATGGGCCATGATTCTCCATGAAAGCCAGCAAATACAGCTCTGTGTACTcacagagatagagagagatCCTGGTGGGGTGGAGGAGGGTGCCCTCTGGCAGGAAATGCTCTTGTAGTTCCTTACAAGCCTCAGAATCTCTTCTCCAGGATGGTTTGGGTTTTCTGAGAATTTGCTCTTTGACTGTCATCTCTACCCCTATCAATATGGCCACCGAGGTCTTGCTTTCTCCCAAAGTCCATTGTCTGCAAGAGTCCTACCCTGTTGTGAGCATTAGCAACGTCAAGATAATGCTCtactggtaaatgtttaacaactgaTTTCTTAGGGAGAGAAGGGGAACCCCTGGCTTGTGTTTGCTAATTTCCATGGTGCAAATTCTCCCACCATGGCCAATTTTGAGTTATCACCATGAAGTCACTAAATGTGGAGTTGGAAGATGAGCTGTAGAACATCCTTGTGTAGCAAGTTCATCTTTTGGATCTGACTGATACAAATAATGTCAGGAGCCCAGAAAGCAAAGAGTGATGAAATAATTAAGAAGTGATTAGGTTGGGTACTTATTACTTGtgcattaaatataatttatttaattgaaaatttatacaatttaatttttaataatggctGTACTTAATAATCAGCTTGCAAAATTGCTAAGAATTTAACAACCAGAACACATGGCAGCTCTAGGGTACCACTGGGTTTGAAGTTggcaaaaaaaaggaagaaaaaggagaaatgaaagagCACATTTAGTACCACAGTACTAAAAGGTTCCTAAGCCATTCGTACTTCATGGCTAGGTCCTTCTGAGCCTTGGGTCGTGAGTTCATAGGAATGACATGGTTGATGTTGGTCAGAGGCCTGGACTGTGGAGGCAGACATATAGGTGTTTCTCACCTATAAAGTGAGTATAATAAACAGTATCCATTTCATAAAGTTGTTAGGGAGATTATATGAGATAGTATATTCAAATACTTAGTCCACTGGGTCATGTAGTGAACTCTCAATAAATGGTAGCCATGTGTGCTATTATGACTTCTATCTGAAGATAGTGATTCATGTGAATACTGATTGTTAAAAACAACCTTCCTTGTATGGCCTGACATCCATTTCACCAATAATCATTCATGTTGGCTCAAGGAGAGGGATGGTTCTTTCTCCATACCTACAGAAAAAGCTGTGATTCAAATATGGGTAACTCCTTTCTCCCATTAAGTGCTGCTGTCTCTCTAGGTCTTCTTAGAATGTACATGTTCCTCAGAGGATGTCAGTAAGTCTAGCACCTCAGTGTGAATGAGACAACCAGAACCCAGGGCTGTGCAGGGGTTCTTGGGAATCTAAGAAGCCTGGCAGTGGGTGAAGAGAGACAAGAAAGGGCATTGAGACCTCCACATAACTGTCCCCACATCATCTCCCTGGGGCTGGCCTATTCCCAGGTTGACCAGATGCCCCTAAAAGCAACTCCACTCTAgtcttcctcttcctgttctcCCAACTGTTCTAGGGCAAAGACCCAGTTGATCCACTGCTGATGTGGGAACATTGCTAAATATTTTGGGAAGTCTTCTTATTTTGAGAACCCTAAGTGTGAAGTTGGTTAATTTGAGTTCTACCTGTGGTCTGATCACTCCATGTGTGACCTGGAGAAGGTAATGTCCTGCCTgggcatttttattgtttttagtatATTGAGGATACTGATGAGGATTAACCTGAGActcaaatgagagagagagagcccttgAAGAGCACTAAAGCTCAAACACACTTTTtggatattattttctatttcttatttgttgttagtttctcctttttctttaattCCTTACATGTGGATATGGAGAGAAAGGTCTCCTTGGAAGTACCATAGATGGAAGAAAATAGCACATGTCCTCCTCCTTATTCTAAGGATTTCTAGAAACCAACATGCAAGAAGATCCTATCCAAGATCACTTACTCATAACACAGTCTTGTATGCAATAACAACGACCAGAAGTTATTCCCAGGTTGGCTCAGGTAGGTGACTTGGCACAAGAAGGCAAAGGTGATGTCTTCAGGAGCCCCGAGGCCCTATGAATGTTAGTTGTATTCTTCATGAGGTTCCTTTGTTTATCTGGGACACCTGGGATGTTTTCAAAATGGTTGAGTATCAGAAGTCAGGAGAGGAACTGCGGCTTCTACAGTTATCAGACTTACAGCCAAGCAGGTCTTGGATTACAGAAAGGGACCGGGGACTAAGTAGGGAGTCAGACAAGCCTATTTTTTTCTGGCACTGACCAACCAGCCTCAAGTCATTCCTGGACCATTCTTGTGGGTGGAGGTGGAAAACTAGTGCCAGTGCCCCGGGGGTGCATGTCCCGTAGCTCTGAGAGCAAGCAGGATGCAACCTAAAGTTTGTCACCCACTCAGGGCTCTGAAAAAATGAAGCCCTAGCCCCAGGGCTCTGGCAATTATTGTGTGACTCAAGAGGATTGCACTGTCAAATCTTCCAAGGACCTCTTTCTGGTTCTTGGGGTGTAAGGTGGCAGCAAAAGTGGCTGGAGAATTACTCGGGTTGTTTAGGGGGAGGGTGTTGTGTTTTAGGATGAATTATTTTTGATGAAGAAAAGATTGTTGATGGGCAGCCAGGGCAATCTGCCTGAAACTAAGTACTCACTTGGAGGCCTGCCAGGATCCAGCTGAGGTGACAGAATGGGTTGGCGAAAGGCCCACTGGGTCCCAGTGAGCACTTCTTGGGGTTTGGGTGTAATGCTTCCCCAGTGCCTGAAGTGTGGCAGAGGGGAGAAGCAGACTCAACCTAAAGAGGCAGGACTCCCTCTTAAAAcagactgaaaaaagaaagaagaaacgaTTTGGACAGTACATCTTTCAACTCCAATAgtcttttccttttggaaataGTGGAGAAAGGAACTGGGGGTGGCAGGAAATATCTACTCTGATCGAATCTTACAAACATTCTATAAAACTATGTCAACAAAACAGGACAGACATCACACCAAGATCTGGAATCACAGGATGTTTACATGATATTAATGCCCGCGGCAGACAAATACTAAATaccacaaaatacctgagacaaaattaaaagaaaaaaaaaaaaagaaggaaagaaggagaagaataCAAAGGAGTCTAGTGTCCTGACATCCAGAGGTCCGGGGCTCACAGGTCGTGTGTGGGTTTCTGGTGGCTCCTGGCCTCACATCTCAGCTTCTGCGGAGTGGACTTCCGTCGCAGTGATAGCAATTCCGATGGCAAGGCTGCCATTGTCAGAGAAGAGCTGGGCCAGGGAGGTGTTGAGGACAAGGCAGTCCCCATCTGTGATGACCGAGTCCACGCACTCGAGGACAGACCGGGGGGTGGCCTCCCATTTGAGTCGCCGATGGTTTCTGTTGAGCTCCAGGCGATAGGTGAAACAGTCGGCCTGGGTGGGGGTCCCGATCAGCATCATGGTGGCAAAGAACTGGGGGTGCCCTTCGTGCCTCTCCTGCTTCCTGAGCACCAGCAGAAAGTGGTGGCCAAGGCAGGAGTGCATGATGATCCAGTCGGCCGGCGCCGGCAGGTGCATGTCTGTGGCCAGGAAGACTATTTCTGCTCCCTGAAGGATGTCAACCCTGTGGGTCTGACGCAGATGGGGCACAACCACCTCCAGGTGGCCTTCCCACTGGCAGGAGAACAAGGGGCACAGGCAGGGCGTCACC
This window contains:
- the Siah3 gene encoding seven in absentia homolog 3 gives rise to the protein MLFFTQCFGAVLDLIHLRFQHYKAKRVFSAAGQLVCVVNPTHNLKYVSSRRAITQSTAEQGSFHPHHLPHHHRHHRHHHHLRHHAHPHHLHHQEAGLHAAQVTPCLCPLFSCQWEGHLEVVVPHLRQTHRVDILQGAEIVFLATDMHLPAPADWIIMHSCLGHHFLLVLRKQERHEGHPQFFATMMLIGTPTQADCFTYRLELNRNHRRLKWEATPRSVLECVDSVITDGDCLVLNTSLAQLFSDNGSLAIGIAITATEVHSAEAEM